The genomic segment ACAAGTGGTGCCTCAGGTAGGTGTGcacctgggggtggggcgggggtgcgtGTCCCGGGCACCCGGCCCACTGCCGCTTCCCCCCCAGACACTTCTACAAGCCCATGCTCCGGCGGGGCAGCAGCAAGTGGGCAGCTAGGACGGGGGTGTTCCTGGCCTCTGCCTTCTTCCATGAGGTCAGTGCACTGAGGGTGCGCCCTgcccttgggggtggggtggggcaggggctcgGCTGACGCCCCTCTCCCCCCAGTACCTGGTGAGCATCCCCCTGCGCATGTTCCGCCTCTGGGCCTTCACCGGCATGATGGCACAGGTGAGCAGCCCTGGACCCCCACCTGCGAGCCCACCCCGTGGGCGTAGAGGCTCACTCCCGTCCCATGTCCCCAGATCCCGCTGGCCTGGATAGTGGGCCGCTTCTTCCGTGGCAACTATGGCAACGCGGCTGTGTGGCTGTCACTCATCATTGGGCAGCCAGTGGCCGTCCTGATGTACGTCCACGACTACTACGTGCTCAACCGCGAGGCCCCAACAGCTGGCACCTGAGCCCCTCCAAGCTGGTTCCCTCAGGGGTGCTGGACTGCTTTGCCTCACCACTTGCCgctggactggagcctgcccCCAACCTGGGTGCAGGGGAGGGGCCTGGCTGGTGGAAGCTGCCTCCTGgcccccaccaggcttctctgcccctgAGGAGCTTCCTCCTGCCAGGGGATGGCAGGCCCAGTGCAGCTCTGGGAGGTGCCCATGCTCTGGAAACCCTACAGATCTCTCCCGAGGGTCTGAATGTGTCAATAAAGTGCTGTGCACAGTGAGCTCCCTCAGcctccagggcacagggctggCAGGGGAGGGCAGCCCTCCCACATGGGGCCATGCTGTGGGAAGGGGGCCCCAGCGCCTGGAGcggagctggggctggggtgaCCCTCCCTGCCTCACAGGGCTCTGCGGTCAGATGTCTTGCCCTGTGAGGTGGAGCCTCCATGCTCTGAGGCCCCGTGCCTGAGGTCTGCACACAAGTGGATTCAACTTGGGCCAGGCCAGACCAAGGTGTGAAGAGGGTCAAGAACAGGCCAACTTGAGGGGCAGCAGACTCCAAGGCAAGGCTGTACACACAGGCCCCTGCGCACAGACTAGTGCTGGGCTGCTTGGACGAGGCAAGTGGCCAGCTCTGGGCTGCTTGGACAAGGCAAGTGGCCTGGCCCAGTCCTCATGGAGGGCCTCAGGGCAGAGGTTGGCCTGACGCCGGGGGCTCCCCACTTTTCTATGCCCTCACCAGGTAGTTGGGTGTGACCCTCGGGAGAGCTTGGTCCCAGAGCTTGCCATTCAAGAGCTTGGCAGCAAGGCAGGGGCAACCCTGGGCTGTTCCCCCCATCTACTGGCTCTGCTGCCTGGGTTGGAAACCCTGAGGCTGTGCCAGGCAGGTGTGCCCTGACAGCCAGCCATGGCCCAGTAAGATGGGTGCCCGAGGTGGTGCCTGGGCAGCGGACCCAGCTGTGCTGCCCCTGCCCCAACTAGAAGCCGCTCCAGCCCATGGTGGTCATCTGGGCGAGAGGCTGGTTGACTAGGGACTGTTTGGTCTACAGCAGGTGTAGGCAGCGTCTTCCTGACCCCTGCTTCCCAGGAAGCCACCACCCTGGGCCCTAGTCATCAGCAAGGACGGGGAGCAGGGCTGAGCTGGGGGTGCAGGGCACCACGTGGGCTGCTCCGGCCCACCGCCTCCATCACATGCACCTCTGCACCCCCCCCCACTGCCTGACTCGGGGGCGGGAGGGCGCCTGTGCTTCCTTCACTCCAGACCCATGGTGCTGACCCGGTGCACCCACCTGGTTCTCTAGCATGGACCTGGCCACAAGGGCTCCTGTGGGCCTGCGCTGATCCCGCCCTGGTCCCTTCATAAAGAACTCTTGAGAACATGCGGCCCAGGGGAGCCAGCAGGCTCCAGACTGCTGTGTCTGtctgcctccctccagccccttccGAGACATTGCGCATCGTGgctcccccaccctgcccacaCAGGCAGGAGGAACAGACAGGGAGACCACACACAGAGCTCGTTGTTTATAAATCTCTGCCTGGCTCATCGGTCTGTTCGTCcatgtatatatctgtatatctcTATGGAAGGGGAAAGGGGTACTCGTGTAAAAATCCAAAATACAATTCTATGAACACCTGCGTCCTGGTCAGTCTGAGTGTGGCCGTGAAGCCCAGGCGAGCTGTGGCTCACAGGGCTAGGCCCTCGGTGCTGGCCGGGGGCCACGACCCCCCGCCAGCCAGGGGACCAGGCTCCCCGACAACCAGGCCCGCCCAAGGCTGGCTCTCCTCCTGGGGCTTCTAGGAGACAGTGGGGTCCTTGGCTTTGGGGGGCTCTGAGCCCGTCAGCAGGGAGATGGTGGGGTCATCCGAGTAGTCGTCTCCCTCGGAGAAGTAGGAGCCCTCCCCCAGCTCGAAGAGCACCGGCAGGTCACTGCTCCCCACGTCCACGGAGCCTGGgtccagcagcagcaggggctgggCGGTGTAGTGCACCAGCTGCTTCCCTAGGGGTGGGACTGGGTCAGGGTGCcagtggggcgggggggcgggggggcggggggctcagCTCACCTGAGTCTGGGCTGCTTTTCTCTGCCTCCAGAGGTCTGGGGGGCTCCTGGGGAGAGAGGAGCTCCTGGATCTGCCGGGGCAGCAGGAGGGAGCAAGGTAAGGGCTCCCGTTCGGCGCCCCCCCCGGCCCCCCagcacgccccccccccccccccccccgccggcCTACGCACGCTGGCCAGGCTGCTGTCCAGGTCCGGCAGGCTCATGTCGGGAACCGTCACTGAGGGGCTGAACAGCTGcagggaaggggggggggggcggtcagaCTGCCCTGGGAGCGGGGCGGGCTGGGCgtggggcaggcagggctgggactcACATCCAGCAGGGTGCTGGTGTCCACGCTGAAGCCATGGGTTGTCAGCATGGTCTGCAGGTTGTCCAGGTTGGAGTCCATGGCATCCAAGTGGTCACTGAGCTCGGTCCTGGTGAGGGAGGGGACCGGGTGACGTGGCATCCAGGCACCCCCAGGTGACTCCTGCCAGCCCTTGTGCCCAGCTGCCAGCCTGCCCTGCGCAGGCTCACGGGAGGCCCTGAGGTGGGGCCGGGACACTTGGCCATTACAGTGGTGGCTCAGGCTCCCTCATCACCGTGAGGCCCCGTAAGGCCTCTGGCAGCACGTCAGGCTGGGTCAGCCAAGATGCCAGGGGGCTGAGGAGTTCAGAGCTCAGAGGGGCCAGGGCCCCAGCTTCTCAGGTTCAGCAACACCTGCCCTTAGCACTGGAGGACAGCAGGAGGGTGGAGCTGTGCTCGGCCGGGTTGAGCCAGCCTCACCCAGCACACGCCAGGAGAGAGACTCGGCCTGCCCCCGCAAGGAGGTCAGGCAGCACCTCGGGGCGCTGCCTCAGGCCCCAAAGGTTGGGGGGAGCCTGTTCACAGGCCGGGCGGGGGTCTGCTccgaggctggggaggggcccgAGCTCTGGCggagccctcctccctccccagtaGGACAGCGCTAACCCTGGCTGGACTCGGCCATGCAgaaaggaggaggggcaggggaagaGGCGGGCGACCCCAGACATCTTTGGAGTGCGAGCCAAACTGCAAGATAGAAAGACAAGAGCCCCCCACTGCCGGTGGGGGCCAGGCGGACTCCGAGCCCCCACCCCGCTCGTCCACCTCTGGGGCGGCAGGATACACAGACCAGGCGGCCTGGGGAGGGCAGCTCAGGGGGCAGGGGCGTCCACCATGCGCCTGGTTCCCacaatgcaggggctgtgggaCCCCCCGGCTGGCATGTCTCCCTCcccagctctgtgctctgggCCAGGTTGGCCAGCTCCCCCCGGTAAGTCCCGTGCTGCGGGCCTGAGGGCCACGCGTGTCCGGCCCTGCACTGTCTTCGTCGGAGGCCCCTGTGCTTCCAGAGACTGCAGGGTGCCTGGAAGGCACTCACTTGTCCAGGCAGGCGACGCTGAGGCACTTCTCGGGAGCTGAGGCGGGCAGGGGCGAGGCGGGGCGGCCCCCAGTGTCCACGAGGGGTGTGGTGGAGGCGGCGGGCATGGGCTCGCTCTCCCGGAGGATGGAGTCAATGAGGGTGGTCGGGGACAGAGGCGTCTCCACCATGGAGGACGGTCGGCTGGGACTGGCACCCTCTGCCCGGGGGCTCTGTGGTGGGCTTGGGGGCTCCTCCTTGACGCGAACCAGGGGACTGCTGGACAGGGGCCTGTCCATGGGGCACAGGCGTCAGCGGGTGCCTCTGCCAGCCCCACCCGCTCCTGCCTGCGGGGAAGGCGCTGGGCCGCACCTCTCATCTACACTCCTGCCTGCAGAGGCCACGGGGCTGCCGGGGGCCAGTTCAGTGATGTCGGAGATGATGGGTCCGGAGCTGGTGACAGCGTCTGGGGAGTAGAGGCTGGAGCCGCTGTAGGCTGGGGAAGCGGCCTGCCACCGAAGGGAGGTGAGCACGGTGGTGCGCGCTacgcccctgcccccgcccccacccccaccccgggcgcCCGCAGCTCACCGGGTAGGAGCCTGGGCCGTGGATGTGCTCCAGCGAGTACTGCCGGCCGTACTTGGGCATGGGGTGTGCGGGGCTGCCGTCGTTCAGCATCagggggctgtggggaggggtgggtgagCGGCGGCCTGGCCTCGTGGCCCCCAGGTCGCAGCCCACGGGAGACGGGTGTGCCCCGTGCCTCACATCTTTCTCTTCACCCCTAGGATCCGGTTTGACTGCACCAGCGAGATGAGGAACTGGATGAGCTGCAGGGGGAGAGGCAGTCAGCCCGGTGCGGACAGGGGCCCCCTCCCCGCCGGCCCGGTGCACACCTTGTTGACGACTTTCTGTTGCTGGGCGTGCTTCTGCCGCAGGCTGGCCACCTCTCGCCACAGCGCCTCGTTCTCACTGCAGCAGACCGGGCGTGGTCAGCGGGCGGCGGGAGCCCCGGGACATCCTGCTCCACCGTGCGCCCACCCACTGGCCCATCCCTGCCCGCTGCTGAGCACGGGCCAGGGGCCAGGCTGAGACCCCAGGGCCCTCTCTGTCAAGATGGCAGAGCCTCCAGGCTCTCTGCCTGGACCGAGGATGGGGCTCCAGGGGACGGAGGCAGTGCAGCTCTCAGGCCACAGGGCTGCAAGTGCAGGTTCCCCTGTGCTTTTAGGGGGTCAGAAGTGGCCTTAAAGAGCGCAAGGGGCCGCCGCAGCAGCCCATGCCCTGCTCAGCACCAGTATGTCTTCTTGACAGGCGGCAGACCCTCCTATGCTCACTCTAAGAGGCGTCCCTGTCCTGTAGGCCAAGGCCACCTGATCCCACCTCTGAATTCCAGCCAGCCAGGTGCTCCTGATGGGGTCTGACATGAGTAGTTAGGCAGGGGCCAGGAGCCTCCTCCGCGGTCTGGGGGTGTGACGGCCTGCCCCGAGTGGCTTTGAGGCCACCCCGGCCTGGGGTGCTTGAGGGCCCCAAGTACATAGGAGGAGATCTAAACTGGCCGCTATGGGGGTACTGGCAGTGGGGGGCTCGGGGTCTAAAACTGGTTCTGTGGCGACCAGACGTGCCCCAGGGAGAGGGGGTCTAGAAAAAACCTGCAGTGCCTCCTGCGCCAGGCCCGATGAGAGGCGACACACACTGACTGGTGCCAGGCGCATGCGTGGGCAGCATGAGGGGCCCGCTGGTGCTTGGGCCCAGCTCTGCGGGCTACCACGGGACCACACCTGACCCCACCTCCCAGG from the Budorcas taxicolor isolate Tak-1 chromosome 14, Takin1.1, whole genome shotgun sequence genome contains:
- the HSF1 gene encoding heat shock factor protein 1 isoform X2, which gives rise to MDLPVGPGAAGPSNVPAFLTKLWTLVSDPDTDALICWSPSGNSFHVLDQGQFAKEVLPKYFKHSNMASFVRQLNMYGFRKVVHIEQGGLVKPERDDTEFQHPCFLRGQEQLLENIKRKVTSVSTLRSEDIKIRQDSVTKLLTDVQLMKGKQESMDSKLLAMKHENEALWREVASLRQKHAQQQKVVNKLIQFLISLVQSNRILGVKRKIPLMLNDGSPAHPMPKYGRQYSLEHIHGPGSYPAASPAYSGSSLYSPDAVTSSGPIISDITELAPGSPVASAGRSVDERPLSSSPLVRVKEEPPSPPQSPRAEGASPSRPSSMVETPLSPTTLIDSILRESEPMPAASTTPLVDTGGRPASPLPASAPEKCLSVACLDNLARTPKMSGVARLFPCPSSFLHGRVQPGTELSDHLDAMDSNLDNLQTMLTTHGFSVDTSTLLDLFSPSVTVPDMSLPDLDSSLASIQELLSPQEPPRPLEAEKSSPDSGKQLVHYTAQPLLLLDPGSVDVGSSDLPVLFELGEGSYFSEGDDYSDDPTISLLTGSEPPKAKDPTVS
- the HSF1 gene encoding heat shock factor protein 1 isoform X4 — its product is MDLPVGPGAAGPSNVPAFLTKLWTLVSDPDTDALICWSPSGNSFHVLDQGQFAKEVLPKYFKHSNMASFVRQLNMYGFRKVVHIEQGGLVKPERDDTEFQHPCFLRGQEQLLENIKRKVTSVSTLRSEDIKIRQDSVTKLLTDVQLMKGKQESMDSKLLAMKHENEALWREVASLRQKHAQQQKVVNKLIQFLISLVQSNRILGVKRKIPLMLNDGSPAHPMPKYGRQYSLEHIHGPGSYPAASPAYSGSSLYSPDAVTSSGPIISDITELAPGSPVASAGRSVDERPLSSSPLVRVKEEPPSPPQSPRAEGASPSRPSSMVETPLSPTTLIDSILRESEPMPAASTTPLVDTGGRPASPLPASAPEKCLSVACLDKTELSDHLDAMDSNLDNLQTMLTTHGFSVDTSTLLDLFSPSVTVPDMSLPDLDSSLASIQELLSPQEPPRPLEAEKSSPDSGKQLVHYTAQPLLLLDPGSVDVGSSDLPVLFELGEGSYFSEGDDYSDDPTISLLTGSEPPKAKDPTVS
- the HSF1 gene encoding heat shock factor protein 1 isoform X1, which produces MDLPVGPGAAGPSNVPAFLTKLWTLVSDPDTDALICWSPSGNSFHVLDQGQFAKEVLPKYFKHSNMASFVRQLNMYGFRKVVHIEQGGLVKPERDDTEFQHPCFLRGQEQLLENIKRKVTSATSVTAPPGTQVSTLRSEDIKIRQDSVTKLLTDVQLMKGKQESMDSKLLAMKHENEALWREVASLRQKHAQQQKVVNKLIQFLISLVQSNRILGVKRKIPLMLNDGSPAHPMPKYGRQYSLEHIHGPGSYPAASPAYSGSSLYSPDAVTSSGPIISDITELAPGSPVASAGRSVDERPLSSSPLVRVKEEPPSPPQSPRAEGASPSRPSSMVETPLSPTTLIDSILRESEPMPAASTTPLVDTGGRPASPLPASAPEKCLSVACLDNLARTPKMSGVARLFPCPSSFLHGRVQPGTELSDHLDAMDSNLDNLQTMLTTHGFSVDTSTLLDLFSPSVTVPDMSLPDLDSSLASIQELLSPQEPPRPLEAEKSSPDSGKQLVHYTAQPLLLLDPGSVDVGSSDLPVLFELGEGSYFSEGDDYSDDPTISLLTGSEPPKAKDPTVS
- the HSF1 gene encoding heat shock factor protein 1 isoform X3 — its product is MDLPVGPGAAGPSNVPAFLTKLWTLVSDPDTDALICWSPSGNSFHVLDQGQFAKEVLPKYFKHSNMASFVRQLNMYGFRKVVHIEQGGLVKPERDDTEFQHPCFLRGQEQLLENIKRKVTSATSVTAPPGTQVSTLRSEDIKIRQDSVTKLLTDVQLMKGKQESMDSKLLAMKHENEALWREVASLRQKHAQQQKVVNKLIQFLISLVQSNRILGVKRKIPLMLNDGSPAHPMPKYGRQYSLEHIHGPGSYPAASPAYSGSSLYSPDAVTSSGPIISDITELAPGSPVASAGRSVDERPLSSSPLVRVKEEPPSPPQSPRAEGASPSRPSSMVETPLSPTTLIDSILRESEPMPAASTTPLVDTGGRPASPLPASAPEKCLSVACLDKTELSDHLDAMDSNLDNLQTMLTTHGFSVDTSTLLDLFSPSVTVPDMSLPDLDSSLASIQELLSPQEPPRPLEAEKSSPDSGKQLVHYTAQPLLLLDPGSVDVGSSDLPVLFELGEGSYFSEGDDYSDDPTISLLTGSEPPKAKDPTVS